A stretch of the Elephas maximus indicus isolate mEleMax1 chromosome 3, mEleMax1 primary haplotype, whole genome shotgun sequence genome encodes the following:
- the LOC126071027 gene encoding olfactory receptor 7G1-like produces MDMLLVVLKKAAMQLEKDGVPTCARFIDNMEPRNQRGVSEFLLLALTDDPEVQPFLFSLFLSIYLVTVLGNLLITLAVSSDPHLHTPIITTIPKMLVNLQAQNQSITYAGCLTRVCFVMIFASTENFLLGVMAYDRYVAICHPLRYMVIMDSCFCGLLILVSLLVSIVDALLNSLMLLRLSFCTDLETLYLFCEVFQVVKIAFSEILINNIILYFAASILGVLPFSGIIFSYTQIVSSILRMPSAGGQYKAFSTCGSHLSVVSLFYGTAFGAYVSMTFTHSSWKTAVASVVYTVVTPMMNPFIYSLRNRDVKGAMRNLIRCTIAFQ; encoded by the exons ATGGATATGCTTTTGGTTGTACTTAAAAAGGCAGCAATGCAATTAGAGAAGGATGGTGTACCCACGTGTGCAAG ATTCATCGACAATATGGAACCTAGAAACCAAAGAGGTGTTTCAGAattccttctcctggcactgaCAGATGATCCCGAAGTGCAGCCTTTCCTCTTCAGCCTGTTCCTGTCCATATATCTGGTCACTGTCCTGGGAAACCTGCTCATCACCCTGGCCGTCAGCTCTgacccccacctccacacccccat CATCACCACGAtcccaaagatgctggtgaaccttCAAGCACAGAATCAGAGCATCACTTATGCAGGATGCCTCACCCGGGTCTGCTTTGTCATGATTTTTGCTAGTACGGAAAATTTTCTTCTTggagtgatggcctatgaccgctatgtggccatttgtcacccaCTGAGGTACATGGTCATCATGGACTCCTGCTTCTGTGGCCTGCTGATTCTAGTCTCCTTGCTCGTGAGCATTGTGGATGCCCTGCTAAACAGTCTGATGTTGTTGAGACTGTCCTTCTGCACAGACCTGGAAACGCTTTACTTATTTTGTGAAGTTTTTCAGGTCGTCAAAATTGCCTTTTCTGAAATCCTCATCAATAACATCATCTTATATTTTGCAGCTAGCATACTGGGTgttcttcctttctctggaatcattttctcATATACTCAAATTGTCTCCTCCATTTTGAGAATGCCATCAGCAGGGGGACAGTATAAAGCTTTTTctacctgtgggtctcacctctcaGTTGTTTCCTTATTCTACGGGACAGCTTTTGGTGCATATGTAAGTATGACATTTACACACTCTTCTTGGAAGACCGCAGTAGCTTCAGTGGTGTACACTGTGGTAACTCCCATGATGAATCCCTTCATCTATAGCCTGAGAAACAGGGACGTGAAAGGAGCCATGAGAAACCTTATCAGGTGCACAATTGCTTTTCAGTGA
- the LOC126071028 gene encoding olfactory receptor 7G2-like: protein MLVNLQAQNQSITYPGCLTQVCFVLVFASLESFLLSVMAYDRYVAICHPLRHTTIINPRLCGLLSLVSLLISISDALFLSLMLLRLSFCTDLEIPCFFCEVVQVIKVACFEALINNIILYFAASILGALPFSGIIFSYTQIVSSILRIPSAGGKYKAFSTCGSHLSVVSLFYVSAFGATFTHSSRKTAVASMLYTVVTPMMNPFIYSLRNRGMKGALGNIIRCTPAFQ, encoded by the coding sequence atgctggtgaacctcCAAGCACAGAATCAGAGCATCACTTACCCAGGATGCCTCACCCAGGTCTGCTTTGTGCTGGTTTTTGCTAGTTTGGAAAGTTTTCTCCTTTcagtaatggcctatgaccgctatgtggccatttgtcacccaCTGAGACACACAACTATCATAAATCCCCGCCTCTGTGGCCTGCTGAGTCTAGTCTCCTTGCTCATTAGCATTTCGGATGCCCTGTTCCTCAGTCTGATGTTGTTGCGACTGTCCTTCTGCACAGACCTGGAAATTCCTTGCTTCTTCTGTGAAGTTGTTCAGGTCATCAAAGTTGCCTGTTTTGAAGCCCTCATCAATAATATCATCTTATATTTTGCAGCTAGCATACTGGGTGctcttcctttctctggaatcattttctcttATACTCAAATCGTCTCCTCCATTTTGAGAATACCTTCAGCAGGTGGAAAGTATAAAGCTTTTTctacctgtgggtctcaccttTCAGTTGTTTCCTTATTCTACGTGTCAGCTTTTGGCGCAACATTTACACACTCTTCTAGAAAGACTGCAGTAGCTTCAATGCTGTACACTGTAGTTACTCCCATgatgaaccccttcatctacagcctgagaaacagGGGCATGAAGGGAGCCTTGGGGAACATTATCAGGTGCACACCTGCTTTTCAGTGA